One window from the genome of uncultured Tateyamaria sp. encodes:
- a CDS encoding NAD(P)-dependent oxidoreductase, with amino-acid sequence MAKLAFLGMGVMGAPMAGHLLKAGHQVTVYNRTASKAQNWVSDHGGAMATTPRVAAEGADFVMACVGNDDDLRSVCLGDDGAFAGMGTGTVFVDHTTVSAKVTAELYAAADAAQISFVDAPISGGQAGAENGQLSIMCGGDQGAYDRAEPIMQAYAKLCRRIGGSGAGQMTKMCNQIAIAGVVQGLSEALHFAEKAGLDGRAVVEVISQGAAGSWQMSNRYETMLDDHFDHGFATDWMRKDLGICLDTADENGASLPVTALVDQFYKDVQKMGGGRWDTSSLFKRLRNIG; translated from the coding sequence ATGGCGAAGCTGGCATTTTTGGGGATGGGCGTGATGGGCGCGCCGATGGCGGGGCATCTGTTGAAAGCGGGTCACCAGGTGACAGTGTATAACCGCACGGCGTCCAAGGCGCAGAATTGGGTCAGCGACCATGGTGGCGCCATGGCGACAACACCGCGTGTCGCCGCCGAAGGGGCCGATTTCGTGATGGCCTGCGTCGGCAATGATGATGATTTGCGGTCCGTTTGTCTGGGGGATGATGGCGCCTTTGCCGGGATGGGGACGGGCACGGTGTTTGTCGATCATACCACCGTGTCGGCCAAGGTGACGGCCGAGCTGTATGCCGCGGCCGATGCGGCCCAGATCAGTTTTGTGGATGCCCCGATTTCGGGCGGGCAGGCGGGGGCCGAGAATGGGCAGTTGTCGATCATGTGCGGCGGTGACCAAGGGGCCTATGACCGGGCCGAGCCGATCATGCAGGCCTATGCCAAGCTGTGCCGCCGGATCGGGGGCAGCGGCGCAGGACAGATGACCAAGATGTGCAACCAGATCGCCATTGCCGGTGTGGTACAGGGCCTGTCCGAGGCACTGCATTTCGCCGAGAAGGCCGGGCTGGACGGGCGCGCCGTGGTCGAGGTGATTTCACAGGGCGCTGCGGGATCGTGGCAGATGTCGAACCGGTATGAGACCATGCTGGATGACCACTTTGATCACGGATTTGCCACGGACTGGATGCGCAAGGATCTGGGCATCTGTCTGGACACGGCGGACGAGAACGGAGCCAGTCTGCCGGTGACGGCGCTGGTCGATCAGTTTTACAAGGACGTGCAGAAGATGGGGGGCGGGCGTTGGGACACGTCCAGCCTGTTCAAGCGGTTGCGCAACATCGGGTGA
- a CDS encoding penicillin acylase family protein, giving the protein MAVVFQWLVRLTAGVIVLVVLGVGMVYYLAARSLPNYDARVRVPAITAPVEIVRDNANVPHIFGSTDTDVFHGLGFAHAQDRLWQMMMLRRTAQGRLSELFGTATVDVDSFIRRLDIYRLSVQSVEAQDAATRAALDAYASGVNARLDQINAEALGRGAPEMFLFNSPLAPWRPADSIAIAKLMGLQLSGHLSEEVLRARMSLALDDPARLADILPDVPGDGIASLPEYASLVPGTSPTFAAAEPDPHPLSPFKPRGFAGASNAWAAAAARSASGGTLLANDPHLGFSAPAIWYLARLELRTGGVIGGTIPGMPVVLTGRSDRLGWGLTTAYVDDQDVFMEELNPQDPSQYRTPTGWKAFESRDSILQIADADPVTLTLRWTDNGPVLPGSFRNLGTVTPPGHVAALSWTVLSPRDTSLTAALGIMKAQTVAEAITAGEAYIAPAQNITLVDRGSIAMKTIGAVPNRNDAHQSQGRLPALGWRSENRWQGRMPYTSNPGFVSPVGGILGNTNNKTVDRPFPNHISFVWGDTQRVQRWRRLMQAREVHTRDSFIEAQLDTVSFTARSLLPLIGSELWFTGEAAPAGTPERQRQRALSLLAEWNGEMNEHWPEPLIYAAWLRKLQDRLIRDELGPMADTLTHVEPLFIERVFRNVDGAGIWCDVRQSAPVETCPDMARLALDDALLDINETWGTQLESLRWGDAHQATHDHQVLGEVPILRYFVNIRQSTSGGDNTLLRGLTKGTGPDPFNNVHGAGYRGVYDFADPNSSVFVISTGQSGHVLSRHYDDLAQLWRRGEYIPMSLDEGLARAAAVGITRLEPLR; this is encoded by the coding sequence ATGGCAGTGGTGTTTCAATGGCTGGTTCGCCTGACGGCCGGGGTGATCGTCCTGGTCGTTCTGGGCGTGGGCATGGTCTATTACCTCGCGGCGCGATCCCTGCCCAATTATGATGCCCGCGTGCGCGTGCCCGCCATCACCGCCCCGGTCGAAATCGTGCGCGACAACGCAAATGTGCCCCACATCTTTGGCAGCACGGACACGGATGTGTTCCATGGGCTGGGCTTTGCCCATGCACAGGACCGGCTGTGGCAGATGATGATGCTGCGCCGCACGGCACAGGGACGGCTCAGCGAGCTCTTCGGCACCGCCACGGTGGACGTCGACAGCTTTATCCGCCGGCTCGACATCTACAGGCTGTCCGTTCAGTCGGTCGAGGCGCAGGATGCCGCCACCCGCGCCGCCCTCGATGCCTACGCCTCGGGAGTGAACGCCCGGCTTGACCAGATCAATGCCGAGGCGCTGGGGCGCGGCGCGCCCGAAATGTTCCTGTTCAACAGCCCCCTGGCCCCGTGGCGCCCGGCAGACAGCATCGCCATCGCCAAGCTGATGGGCCTGCAACTGTCCGGCCACCTCAGCGAAGAGGTGCTGCGCGCGCGCATGTCGCTGGCCCTTGATGACCCTGCGCGCCTTGCCGACATCCTTCCGGACGTCCCGGGCGACGGCATCGCAAGCCTGCCCGAATACGCCAGCCTCGTCCCCGGCACGTCGCCCACATTTGCGGCTGCCGAACCTGACCCGCACCCGCTCTCGCCCTTCAAACCCCGCGGCTTTGCAGGCGCGTCCAACGCATGGGCCGCTGCCGCCGCGCGGTCGGCCTCGGGCGGCACGTTGCTGGCCAATGACCCGCATCTGGGGTTCTCTGCCCCCGCGATCTGGTACCTCGCGCGCCTCGAACTGCGCACCGGCGGCGTGATTGGCGGCACGATCCCCGGCATGCCCGTGGTCCTGACAGGGCGCTCCGACAGGCTGGGTTGGGGGCTCACCACGGCCTATGTCGACGATCAGGACGTGTTCATGGAAGAGTTGAACCCGCAGGACCCGTCCCAGTATCGGACCCCAACGGGATGGAAAGCGTTTGAGTCGCGTGATTCCATTCTGCAAATCGCCGACGCGGACCCGGTAACGCTTACCCTGCGCTGGACGGACAATGGGCCCGTCCTGCCCGGCAGCTTCCGCAACCTTGGGACCGTCACACCGCCTGGACATGTGGCCGCGCTCAGCTGGACAGTGCTCAGCCCGCGCGACACCTCCCTGACCGCGGCACTGGGGATCATGAAGGCGCAGACGGTGGCCGAAGCCATCACCGCAGGCGAAGCCTATATCGCCCCCGCCCAGAACATCACGCTTGTCGATCGCGGATCGATCGCAATGAAAACCATCGGCGCGGTCCCGAACCGCAACGACGCCCACCAAAGCCAGGGCCGTCTGCCTGCGCTTGGCTGGCGCAGTGAAAACCGCTGGCAGGGGCGCATGCCATACACCTCGAACCCCGGTTTCGTCTCGCCCGTGGGCGGCATCCTGGGCAACACCAACAACAAGACCGTCGATCGTCCGTTTCCCAACCACATCAGCTTTGTCTGGGGCGACACGCAACGGGTGCAACGCTGGCGCCGCCTCATGCAGGCGCGCGAAGTCCATACGCGTGACAGCTTCATCGAGGCTCAGCTTGATACGGTCAGCTTCACCGCCCGTTCGCTCCTGCCCCTGATCGGATCCGAACTGTGGTTCACCGGCGAGGCCGCCCCCGCAGGCACCCCCGAACGCCAGCGCCAACGCGCGCTGTCGCTTCTGGCCGAATGGAACGGCGAGATGAACGAACACTGGCCCGAACCGCTGATCTACGCGGCCTGGCTGCGCAAGTTGCAGGACCGGCTGATCCGGGACGAACTTGGCCCCATGGCCGACACGCTGACGCATGTCGAGCCGCTTTTTATCGAACGGGTCTTCCGCAATGTGGACGGGGCCGGCATCTGGTGCGACGTGCGCCAATCGGCCCCCGTGGAAACCTGCCCCGACATGGCGCGCTTGGCACTGGACGACGCCCTGCTCGACATCAATGAAACCTGGGGCACGCAACTGGAAAGCCTGCGCTGGGGCGATGCGCATCAGGCCACCCACGACCACCAGGTGCTGGGCGAGGTGCCGATCCTGCGCTATTTCGTCAACATCCGGCAAAGCACCTCCGGTGGCGACAACACCCTCCTGCGGGGGCTGACCAAGGGCACAGGCCCCGATCCGTTCAACAACGTGCATGGCGCGGGCTACCGCGGTGTCTATGACTTTGCCGACCCCAACAGTTCCGTCTTCGTGATCTCGACCGGCCAGTCGGGACACGTCCTGTCGCGGCACTATGACGACCTGGCCCAGCTGTGGCGACGCGGCGAATACATCCCCATGTCTCTGGACGAAGGGCTCGCGCGGGCTGCGGCTGTGGGCATCACAAGGCTCGAACCCCTGCGATGA
- the hemB gene encoding porphobilinogen synthase — MRPTQAPYPTTRLRRTRQSPAIRGLVRQNTLSVDDFIWPVFVRSGERIEEPIPSMPGVVRRSVDKVVDAAREAADLGIPAICIFPYTGLEERTEDCAGAWDPDNHANRAIRAIKQAVPDIAVMTDVALDTYNINGHDGFVEDGKIVNDRTVEALVKMALSQADAGADIIGPSDMMDGRIGAIRAALEGAGHQNVMILSYAAKYASAFYGPFRDAVGASGALTGDKKTYQMDPGNSDEALRLIERDLGEGADMVMVKPGLPYLDICRRVKDAFGAPTFAYQVSGEYAMIKAASANGWVDHDRVMMESLMAFKRAGCDGILTYFAPAAATLLNSSQASP, encoded by the coding sequence ATGCGCCCGACCCAAGCCCCCTATCCCACCACCCGCCTGCGCCGCACCCGTCAAAGCCCCGCGATCCGTGGCCTCGTGCGGCAAAACACGCTGTCGGTCGACGATTTCATCTGGCCGGTCTTCGTGCGCAGCGGCGAACGGATCGAGGAACCCATCCCGTCGATGCCCGGCGTCGTGCGCCGCTCGGTCGACAAGGTGGTCGACGCCGCCCGCGAGGCCGCCGATCTGGGCATCCCCGCCATCTGCATCTTCCCCTATACCGGATTGGAAGAACGGACCGAAGACTGCGCGGGCGCATGGGACCCCGACAACCACGCCAACCGCGCCATCCGCGCCATCAAACAGGCGGTGCCCGACATCGCGGTCATGACCGATGTGGCCCTGGATACCTATAACATCAACGGCCATGACGGGTTTGTCGAAGATGGCAAGATCGTGAATGACCGCACGGTCGAGGCGCTGGTGAAAATGGCCCTGTCGCAGGCCGACGCGGGCGCCGACATCATCGGCCCCTCGGACATGATGGATGGCCGTATCGGCGCCATCCGCGCAGCCCTTGAAGGCGCAGGGCATCAAAACGTGATGATCCTCAGCTATGCCGCAAAATATGCCTCGGCCTTCTATGGGCCATTCCGCGATGCGGTGGGCGCATCCGGGGCCCTGACGGGTGACAAGAAGACCTACCAGATGGACCCCGGCAATTCGGACGAAGCCCTGCGGCTGATCGAACGGGACCTCGGCGAAGGGGCCGACATGGTCATGGTCAAACCCGGCCTGCCCTATCTCGACATCTGCCGACGCGTCAAAGATGCCTTCGGCGCGCCAACCTTCGCCTACCAGGTGTCGGGCGAATACGCGATGATCAAGGCCGCCAGCGCCAACGGATGGGTGGACCACGACCGGGTGATGATGGAAAGCCTGATGGCCTTCAAACGTGCAGGCTGTGACGGCATCCTGACATATTTCGCCCCCGCAGCGGCAACACTGCTGAACAGCAGCCAGGCCAGTCCCTGA
- a CDS encoding pseudouridine synthase, translated as MTTILFNKPFGVLSQFTDKGTAGASRPTLSQYIDVPGVYAAGRLDRDSEGLMVLTSDGALQSRIAHPKYKAPKTYLAQVEGMITEDALIQLRRGITLKDGPTKPARARAITPPDIWDRDPPIRARKSVPDSWLELTLTEGRNRQVRRMTAHVGFPTLRLVRIKIGDWTLGDLQPGQWRHA; from the coding sequence GTGACAACGATCCTGTTCAACAAGCCATTCGGCGTTTTGTCCCAATTCACCGACAAGGGCACCGCGGGCGCATCCCGGCCCACCCTGTCGCAGTATATCGACGTGCCGGGTGTCTACGCCGCAGGCAGGCTGGACCGCGACAGCGAAGGGCTGATGGTGCTGACCAGCGATGGCGCGCTGCAATCCAGGATCGCACACCCGAAATACAAGGCGCCCAAAACCTACCTCGCACAGGTCGAGGGAATGATCACCGAAGATGCCCTGATCCAATTGCGCCGCGGCATCACGCTCAAGGACGGACCAACCAAACCGGCCAGGGCCCGCGCCATCACCCCCCCCGACATCTGGGACCGGGACCCACCGATCCGGGCACGCAAGTCAGTGCCCGACAGCTGGCTGGAACTGACGCTGACGGAGGGGCGCAACCGACAGGTGCGGCGGATGACAGCGCATGTGGGCTTTCCGACACTCCGGCTCGTCCGCATAAAGATCGGCGACTGGACGTTGGGCGACTTGCAGCCCGGGCAATGGCGCCACGCCTGA
- a CDS encoding YSC84-related protein — MKTNGISRRAFAAGALAGTGLLAACGNGIGSRGGSLIDARVDATLEEMYRSYPNTVQLAQKANGMLVMPLVTEAGLGFGGAYGRGALRVDNATIDYYSVLKGSGGLQIGAQQFAHVLFFMTQDALSEFRRGPGWAAGADLEYVVSDQGDSVAADTTTALSPVLAAVFARAGLRIGATLEGTKYTRIIP; from the coding sequence ATGAAAACGAACGGGATCTCGCGGCGTGCATTCGCCGCAGGGGCGCTGGCAGGCACGGGCCTTCTGGCGGCATGTGGAAATGGCATTGGCAGTCGCGGCGGGTCGCTGATCGACGCGCGGGTCGATGCAACACTTGAAGAAATGTACCGCAGCTACCCCAACACGGTACAATTGGCGCAAAAGGCAAACGGCATGCTGGTGATGCCACTGGTGACCGAAGCCGGGCTTGGCTTTGGCGGGGCCTATGGACGCGGCGCGCTGCGCGTGGACAATGCCACCATCGACTACTACTCGGTGCTCAAGGGGTCGGGCGGGCTGCAGATCGGCGCACAGCAATTTGCGCATGTCCTGTTCTTCATGACCCAGGATGCGCTGAGCGAATTCCGCCGTGGCCCCGGCTGGGCCGCAGGTGCGGACCTCGAATATGTGGTGTCCGATCAGGGCGACAGCGTCGCGGCTGACACGACAACAGCGCTGTCACCGGTGCTGGCGGCCGTCTTCGCGCGCGCCGGCCTGCGCATCGGCGCCACGCTTGAAGGCACCAAATACACGCGCATCATTCCCTGA
- the hfq gene encoding RNA chaperone Hfq — MASDRQNLQDAFLNHVRKTKVPVTIFLINGVKLQGVITWFDNFCVLLRRDGQSQLVYKHAISTIMPSQPISLYEGEDAS, encoded by the coding sequence ATGGCTTCGGACCGACAGAATTTGCAGGATGCATTCCTGAATCACGTGCGCAAGACCAAGGTGCCCGTGACGATTTTCCTTATTAATGGTGTGAAATTGCAGGGTGTTATCACGTGGTTCGACAATTTCTGTGTCTTGCTGCGCCGTGATGGCCAAAGCCAGTTGGTCTACAAGCATGCCATTTCGACCATCATGCCCAGCCAGCCGATCAGCCTCTATGAGGGCGAAGACGCCTCTTGA
- the hflX gene encoding GTPase HflX, whose protein sequence is MGEQPEFTRAWVLHPDIKSDPNRREAKFALAEAVSLAHALPELDVVGSEIVPLPRVRAGLLFGSGKIEELATRLHDAEVELVLIDGPVTPVQQRNLEKAWKVKLLDRTGLILEIFSDRAATREGVLQVEMAALSYQRTRLVRAWTHLERQRGGLGFVGGPGETQIEADRRAIDTQLVRLRRQLDKVVKTRTLHRAARAKVPYPIVALVGYTNAGKSTLFNRLTGANVMAKDMLFATLDPTMRRVELEDGPEVILSDTVGFISDLPTELVASFRATLEEVLAADIILHVRDISHPETEAQAADVRTILTDLGVGEGREMVEVWNKIDLLPDEEADAARARAERDDDVFAMSAITGEGIDALLAHVATTLQGAVMEETLRLPYAEGRKRAWLFEQDVVQAERQGEDGFQFDVRWTAIQKARFDGL, encoded by the coding sequence ATGGGTGAGCAGCCGGAGTTCACCCGCGCCTGGGTGCTCCACCCCGATATCAAATCCGATCCGAACCGGCGCGAGGCAAAGTTCGCGCTGGCCGAAGCCGTGTCCCTGGCCCATGCGCTGCCTGAACTGGATGTCGTAGGCAGCGAGATCGTGCCCTTGCCGCGTGTGCGCGCGGGCCTGTTGTTCGGGTCGGGCAAGATCGAGGAACTGGCGACCCGTCTGCATGATGCCGAGGTGGAACTGGTTCTGATCGACGGGCCTGTGACCCCCGTTCAGCAGCGCAACCTGGAAAAGGCCTGGAAGGTCAAATTACTGGACCGCACCGGGCTGATCCTGGAGATTTTCAGCGACCGTGCCGCCACCCGCGAGGGTGTGTTGCAGGTCGAGATGGCCGCCCTGAGTTACCAGCGCACGCGTCTGGTGCGGGCCTGGACGCACCTGGAACGCCAGCGCGGTGGTTTGGGTTTTGTCGGCGGTCCGGGCGAGACGCAGATCGAGGCGGACCGCCGTGCCATTGACACACAACTGGTCCGTCTGCGCCGACAACTGGACAAGGTGGTCAAGACCCGGACCCTGCACCGCGCGGCGCGGGCCAAGGTGCCGTATCCGATTGTGGCGCTGGTCGGCTACACCAATGCGGGCAAGTCCACGCTGTTCAATCGCCTGACGGGGGCCAATGTGATGGCCAAGGATATGCTTTTTGCCACGCTGGACCCGACCATGCGGCGGGTCGAGTTGGAGGATGGGCCGGAGGTGATCCTGTCGGACACGGTTGGGTTCATCTCGGACCTGCCGACCGAGTTGGTGGCGTCGTTCCGGGCGACGCTGGAAGAAGTTTTGGCGGCCGACATCATTCTGCACGTGCGCGATATTTCGCATCCCGAGACCGAAGCGCAGGCCGCGGATGTGCGCACGATCCTGACGGATCTGGGCGTGGGGGAGGGCCGCGAGATGGTCGAGGTCTGGAACAAGATCGACCTTTTGCCCGACGAGGAGGCCGACGCCGCCCGTGCGCGGGCCGAGCGGGACGACGACGTCTTTGCCATGTCCGCGATCACCGGCGAGGGGATCGACGCGTTGCTGGCCCATGTGGCGACGACCCTGCAAGGGGCGGTGATGGAGGAGACGCTGCGGTTGCCCTATGCCGAGGGCCGCAAGCGCGCGTGGCTGTTCGAGCAGGACGTGGTGCAGGCAGAACGTCAGGGCGAGGACGGGTTCCAGTTTGACGTGCGGTGGACCGCGATCCAGAAGGCGCGCTTTGACGGTCTTTGA
- a CDS encoding potassium transporter TrkG, translating to MQGRVQPRQPFWLSVLQLPLFLLLVGVFSAAMLVPAIYGGVVRELVAARAFLYSGVLGLVIFALIGLAHAGRDPRHGPLGPLVSLLSAFVILPALLAVPFYEGLRTTTFLNAYVEMVSAVTTTGATMFDDPGRLNGTLHLWRAIVGWLGGLLMWIAASAILAPLNLGGFEVTARAEPGRSSSRDIGMSAPEVRARVAKVAAVLIPIYAGLTLLLWVLLAVGGDEGLVALCHAMAILATSGISPVGGLETAGSGMAGEAVMLLFMLFALSRLTFSTDTTTAESGGLWQDPEFRIGAAVVIAVPLFLFLRHFLGAYDVAAETDLVGAGRALWGSAFTVMSFLTTTGFASANWVDAQAWSGLETPGLLLMGLALIGGGVATTAGGVKLLRVFALYRNGVREMERLVHPSSVSSAGPRARRLQKDGAFIAWIFFMLFALTLALITILLAFTGVAFDTALVLAVSGLSTTGPLLDVAKDAPISLTDLGGAAKGIFTAAMVLGRLETLAIIALFTPDLWRG from the coding sequence ATGCAGGGACGGGTTCAGCCGCGCCAGCCCTTTTGGCTGTCGGTTCTGCAATTGCCGCTGTTCCTGCTGCTGGTGGGGGTGTTTTCCGCCGCGATGCTGGTGCCCGCCATCTATGGGGGCGTGGTGCGCGAATTGGTGGCGGCGCGGGCGTTTCTGTATTCGGGTGTGCTGGGCCTTGTGATCTTTGCCCTGATCGGGTTGGCCCATGCGGGACGCGACCCGCGCCATGGCCCCCTTGGGCCGCTTGTGTCGCTGCTGAGCGCCTTTGTCATCCTGCCGGCCCTTCTGGCGGTGCCGTTTTACGAGGGGCTGCGCACAACCACGTTCCTGAATGCCTATGTGGAGATGGTGAGTGCGGTGACAACCACCGGGGCCACGATGTTCGACGATCCCGGGCGGCTGAACGGGACGCTGCACCTGTGGCGCGCCATCGTCGGGTGGCTGGGCGGATTGCTGATGTGGATCGCCGCCTCGGCCATTCTGGCGCCCCTGAACCTCGGTGGTTTCGAAGTCACCGCGCGGGCCGAACCGGGCCGATCCTCGAGCCGCGACATCGGGATGAGCGCGCCCGAGGTGCGTGCGCGTGTTGCAAAGGTCGCGGCGGTGCTGATCCCGATCTATGCCGGGCTGACCCTGTTGCTGTGGGTTCTGCTTGCGGTGGGCGGGGACGAAGGTCTGGTTGCCCTGTGCCACGCGATGGCGATCCTTGCGACCTCAGGCATCTCGCCGGTGGGCGGACTGGAGACGGCAGGGTCCGGGATGGCGGGTGAGGCGGTCATGCTGCTTTTCATGCTGTTCGCCTTGTCGCGTTTGACGTTCTCGACCGACACGACCACCGCTGAATCCGGCGGGCTGTGGCAGGACCCCGAATTTCGCATCGGGGCGGCGGTGGTGATTGCAGTGCCCCTGTTCCTGTTTCTGCGTCATTTTCTGGGGGCCTATGACGTGGCCGCCGAAACCGACCTTGTGGGCGCGGGCCGGGCGTTGTGGGGCAGTGCGTTTACCGTCATGTCCTTTTTGACCACCACCGGGTTTGCATCGGCCAATTGGGTCGACGCACAGGCGTGGTCCGGGCTTGAGACGCCGGGGCTGCTGCTGATGGGTCTTGCGCTGATCGGGGGCGGCGTTGCGACCACGGCGGGCGGGGTCAAGTTGCTGCGGGTTTTTGCACTTTATCGCAATGGCGTCAGGGAGATGGAGCGCCTTGTGCATCCGTCCTCTGTCAGTTCGGCCGGGCCACGCGCGCGGCGGTTGCAGAAAGACGGCGCGTTCATCGCGTGGATCTTCTTTATGCTTTTTGCGCTGACGCTGGCGCTGATCACCATTTTGCTGGCCTTTACAGGCGTGGCGTTCGACACCGCGCTGGTGCTTGCGGTTTCGGGTCTTTCGACCACGGGGCCGCTTTTGGATGTGGCCAAGGATGCGCCCATTTCGCTGACCGATCTTGGCGGTGCGGCCAAGGGGATTTTCACGGCCGCGATGGTTCTGGGCCGCCTGGAAACGCTGGCCATCATCGCCCTTTTCACTCCGGATTTGTGGCGCGGGTAG